The Aggregatilinea lenta genome includes a region encoding these proteins:
- a CDS encoding M1 family metallopeptidase, which translates to MTWRSVAARIALACIAALLVCAPRPAHGQGGDAADWTADFRPAMRPAAQGDMLAHSTAPRYTIALDIAPGADETLVSGQQTVSYTNRLTTALDTIVFRLYPNLDSFGARMTVGDVTVEGVTVERVTIAPDLDATHTVLTVPLSDPLPPGESVTLSMPFAITITNDSRDLYGQFGVLDGVLALPEAYPVLSVYEPGRGWWQETEHPLGDAVFSETAFYDVHVTAPAELILTASGSEIDLTSNDDGTLTHRFVAPLMRDFSLAASPHYVTLTGEQDGVLIRLLYDPAPEGTQTATQHALQVARDALRIYSELYGPYPFAELDIAQTPNSAGGLEYPGLIVLNGDVWAANTDYFTFLIVHEIAHQWWYSLVGNDQIRHPWIDEALAQYSVAQYILATEGEDAYAAALDSFRMQYEAFAATEGDAPIGLPISAYPDQATYWAFIYQKGPAFFALLDEQYGRDAVISALRALFAADRYGIATPDGVRSMFEQTLGTDLDALFADWVGGFPVG; encoded by the coding sequence ATGACGTGGCGCAGTGTGGCAGCCCGGATCGCGCTCGCCTGCATCGCGGCGCTGCTGGTCTGCGCGCCCCGTCCGGCGCACGGCCAGGGCGGGGACGCGGCAGACTGGACCGCCGACTTCCGCCCGGCGATGCGCCCCGCCGCCCAGGGCGACATGCTGGCCCACAGCACCGCACCACGCTACACCATCGCGCTGGACATCGCGCCCGGCGCGGACGAGACACTCGTCAGCGGCCAGCAGACCGTGTCCTACACCAACCGCCTGACCACCGCGCTCGACACGATTGTGTTCCGCCTGTACCCCAACCTGGACAGCTTCGGCGCGCGCATGACGGTTGGCGACGTGACCGTCGAGGGCGTGACCGTTGAGCGCGTGACGATCGCACCGGACCTGGACGCAACGCACACGGTCCTCACCGTGCCGCTGTCTGATCCGCTGCCACCGGGCGAAAGCGTGACGCTGTCGATGCCGTTCGCGATCACGATCACCAACGACTCACGCGATCTGTACGGGCAGTTCGGCGTCCTCGACGGCGTGCTCGCGCTGCCGGAGGCGTACCCGGTACTGTCGGTCTACGAGCCGGGGCGCGGCTGGTGGCAGGAAACCGAGCACCCGCTGGGCGACGCCGTGTTCAGCGAGACGGCCTTTTACGACGTCCATGTGACCGCGCCCGCCGAGTTGATCCTGACCGCCAGCGGCTCCGAGATCGACCTGACGAGCAACGACGACGGCACGCTGACGCACCGCTTCGTCGCGCCGCTCATGCGCGACTTTTCGCTGGCCGCGAGTCCGCACTACGTGACGCTGACCGGCGAGCAGGACGGCGTGCTGATCCGCCTGCTGTACGATCCGGCCCCAGAGGGCACGCAGACCGCCACGCAGCACGCGCTGCAAGTCGCCCGCGACGCGCTGCGTATCTACAGCGAGCTGTACGGCCCATACCCGTTTGCGGAACTGGACATCGCGCAGACGCCCAACTCGGCGGGCGGCCTGGAATACCCCGGCCTGATCGTGCTCAACGGCGACGTGTGGGCCGCGAACACGGACTACTTCACTTTCCTGATCGTGCACGAGATCGCACACCAGTGGTGGTACAGCCTTGTCGGCAATGACCAGATCCGCCACCCATGGATCGACGAGGCGCTGGCGCAGTACTCCGTCGCGCAGTACATCCTGGCGACCGAGGGCGAGGACGCCTACGCCGCCGCGCTGGACAGCTTCCGCATGCAGTACGAAGCCTTCGCCGCGACCGAGGGGGACGCGCCGATTGGCCTGCCTATCTCCGCTTATCCGGATCAGGCGACCTATTGGGCATTCATCTACCAGAAGGGACCGGCGTTCTTTGCCCTGCTCGACGAGCAGTACGGGCGGGACGCGGTGATCTCGGCGCTGCGGGCGCTGTTCGCTGCCGACCGCTACGGCATCGCCACGCCAGACGGCGTGCGCAGCATGTTCGAGCAGACGCTGGGCACGGATCTGGACGCCCTGTTCGCGGACTGGGTCGGGGGCTTCCCGGTGGGCTGA